A single region of the Lineus longissimus chromosome 14, tnLinLong1.2, whole genome shotgun sequence genome encodes:
- the LOC135498843 gene encoding thioredoxin-like protein 1, which translates to MAGAASNVKELKPEESLDDELTNAGNKLVVVDFYAPWCGPCNTIAPKFAQLSITYPQVVFLKLDVEKCEAAAAKHSIRAMPTFLFFRTSNKVDEQRGADAAALEGKIKKWMVDEEEDDGVGVKGHRDVNNLILSAGCECLNESDDHMMKDALSTKEDEYLESDCDEELICHLAFQQPMRIHSLRFKAPTDQGPKNVKIFINQPTTLDFDSARSTQPTQAIEMKKEELDGTVIGLAYVKFQNVQSMTLFFADNQDGEETTRINYLGIIGTPVIATNMSEFKRVAGKKGESH; encoded by the exons ATGGCAGGAGCAGCGTCAAATGTCAAAGAACTGAAGCCAGAAGAATCTCTCGATGATGAGCTAACAAATGCAGGAAATAAACTCGTTGTTGTTGACTTTTATGCACCCTG GTGTGGTCCATGTAACACAATTGCTCCCAAATTTGCTCAGCTTAGCATCACATACCCACAAGTCGTCTTTCTTAAGTTAGATGTTGAGAAATGTGAAGCTGCAGCAGCTAAACATTCAATTAGAGCGATGCCAACATTCTTGTTCTTTCGGACGAGCAACAAAGTGGATGAGCAGCGAGGAGCAGACGCGGCTGCACTTGAGGGGAAGATCAAGAAGTGGATGGTTGATGAGGAAGAAGATGATGGTGTTGGTGTGAagggacat AGGGATGTAAACAACCTCATCTTGAGCGCAGGCTGTGAATGCTTGAACGAGTCCGATGACCACATGATGAAGGACGCCTTGTCAACGAAGGAGGATGAATACCTCGAGTCTGATTGTGATGAAGAG CTCATTTGCCATCTAGCTTTCCAACAACCAATGAGAATACATTCATTACGATTCAAAGCCCCGACAGACCAGGGaccaaaaaatgtgaaaatcttCATCAATCAGCCAACGACGTTGGACTTTGATTCAGCTCGGAGTACACAACCAACACAGGCAATAGA AATGAAGAAAGAAGAATTAGATGGAACTGTGATAGGCCTGGCTTACGTCAAGTTTCAGAATGTACAGAGTATGACA TTGTTTTTTGCCGACAACCAAGATGGAGAAGAAACAACACGGATAAATTACCTCGGAATAATAGGAACGCCGGTCATTGCAACAAATATGTCCGAATTTAAAAGG GTTGCTGGCAAAAAAGGTGAAAGTCACTGA